The following proteins are encoded in a genomic region of Drosophila willistoni isolate 14030-0811.24 chromosome 3R, UCI_dwil_1.1, whole genome shotgun sequence:
- the LOC6651375 gene encoding uncharacterized protein LOC6651375 isoform X3, translating to MLYNGIKVNQNIRIYIVLVAMLNIFNSYIFAICVTEHTTSAILNSFLLKCHTNKNTKKFCESQLMVNIHISPSFSMNNLEKYLIVDEAYEPIKQAMVKLMSPYLIVINRGEPIIMYPLQYEKTISINDNVQCPVNVNLTKCTSEVSSSESIRSQSKFAFENKERKQRQTVPRGKFLRKARNEFDRRRSETINESKKNVDDDVRLTKELTENVLSKMGLIRILETPPNDPATTSTIIPELRDFGDVGQKTQVDEPEEVKNMEKGIQNPFESKEHLNRKDYRKGDIDSSEVADINLKFKTNSDYYNTDPLNDNAHTKPVDNFNEPSSYGKPVNDFNYPKVFGKPVTAKNKKLKTGREKEWMTKYYDPSNNPLGSSTDQKWLSRGMDSFLSADKDQLNVNDFRSGESRTAKYRVPLYESSKNNMYSTHNSLKFQPYFKNKQFDSFDINEGDEYNIKNPEEAEFLEENQPFGEYKYSNTKYSDDPYSRPYSSSFLKRQYSAMPSNRYHYQYINPPKRRKRNTLDYDISNLDGNPYMKENDESPCDTCGGKNKKTDGKPAFQLSSIENFQNSDAVPCGTCGGKNKKTEGKPSYDLSPLNHLKNNDNNLEIFQTKDSDGIPCDTCGGKNKKTDGKPGYVLGPLNPAKSNDNNFENFQSRENDAIPCDTCGGKTKKPGGKSLPHRSAIDMQEIHECNNVNPCNCCDDNVKNYNAKPGPHSCICLTNSEFCKCESTKATRALTQSCKKSSSYSIYNMSIPLPFLATNVRIFRKRHKTWWRITPSITLNSLSGIFANGNLSILLSSHVDILEMDKSLYLQNHKLVVPKQKPSVKNCNLNELGYTLDNAFLFDCSENDINEYVIKDTLQKRKKKSNMNKMTVKSIADLGYFPTSLNPLQKCPNNDQRLCLNVLDDKVPESLRMPLQKMHFKF from the exons ATGCTATATAATGGGATAAAAGTGAATCAAAATAttagaatatatatagttttagttgccatgttaaatattttcaactcTTACATCTTTGCGATATGCGTTACCGAGCATACAACGTCGGctattttaaattcatttttattaaaatgccatacaaataaaaatacgaaaaaattttgtgaatcTCAGTTAATGGTTAATATTCATATTAGTCCAAGTTTCAGTATGAACAATttggaaaagtatttaattgtGGACGAAGCTTATGAACCAATTAAACAAGCAATGGTGAAATTAATGTCACCCTATTTGATTGTCATTAATCGTGGTGAACCAATAATTATGTATCCACTCCAATATGAAAAA ACGATTAGTATTAATGATAATGTGCAATGTCCTGTCAatgtcaatcttacaaaatgCACGAGCGAAGTATCATCTAGTGAATCTATTAGAAGTCAATCAAAATTTGCTTTCGAAAACA AAGAAAGAAAGCAACGTCAGACAGTCCCAAGAGGTAAATTCTTAAGAAAAGCAAGAAATGAGTTCGATCGCCGAAGATCTGAAACCATaaatgaaagtaaaaaaaatgtagATGATGATGTCAGATTAACTAAGGAATTAACAGAGAATGTTCTTTCAAAAATGGGACTCATTCGTATTCTCGAAACGCCTCCAAATG ATCCAGCTACTACCTCAACTATAATACCAGAACTAAGAGACTTTGGAGATGTTGGACAGAAGACACAAGTGGATGAACCTGAAGAAGtcaaaaatatggaaaaaggAATTCAAAATCCCTTTGAGTCAAAAGAACATCTAAATCGAAAAGATTATAGAAAGGGTGATATTGATTCATCAGAAGTGGCAGATATAAATTTG aaatttaaaactaattCAGATTATTATAATACTGATCCTTTAAATGATAATGCACATACGAAACCAGTTGATAACTTTAATGAACCGAGTTCATATGGGAAGCCAGTAAACGATTTTAATTATCCGAAAGTATTTGGGAAACCTGTTACAGCAAAGAATAAG aaattaaaaactggTAGAGAGAAGGAATGGATGACCAAATATTATGACCCATCTAATAATCCGTTGGGGTCATCAACAGATCAGAAATGGTTATCTAGGGGAATGGATTCTTTTTTATCTGC AGACAAAGATCAACTCAACGTCAATGACTTCAGATCTGGAGAAAGTAGGACAGCAAAGTATAGGGTTCCCCTGTATGAATCCTCAAAAAACAATATGTATTCCACCCATAATAGTCTCAAATTTCAAccgtattttaaaaataaacaatttgattCTTTTGATATTAACGAAGGCGACGAAT aTAATATTAAAAACCCTGAGGAAGCTGAATTTTTAGAAGAAAATCAACCTTTTGGGGAATATAAATACTCAAATACCAAATATAGTGACGATCCATATTCTAGGCCATATTCCAGCAGTTTTCTGAAACGGCAATACAGTGCAATGCCATCAAATCGATATCACTATCAATATATTAATCCGCCAAAACGAAGAAAGCGAA ATACACTTGATTACGACATTTCCAATTTAGATGGAAATCCATATATGAAGGAAAATGACGAAAGTCCCTGCGATACTTGCGgaggcaaaaataaaaaaactgaTGGAAAACCTGCTTTCCAATTAAGTTCtatagaaaattttcaaaatagcGATGCTGTTCCATGTGGTACCTGTGGAGGAAAAAATAAGAAGACAGAAGGGAAACCTAGCTATGATCTAAGTCCcttaaatcatttaaaaaataatgacAATAACTTGGAGATTTTTCAAACTAAAGATAGTGATGGCATTCCTTGTGATACATGTGgcggaaaaaataaaaagacagaTGGGAAACCTGGTTATGTCCTTGGTCCCCTAAATCCTGCAAAAAGCAATGACAATAATTTTGAGAATTTTCAAAGTAGAGAAAATGATGCCATTCCTTGTGATACATGCGGGGGAAAGACCAAAAAACCCGGAGGAAAGTCTTTGCCGCATCGAAGTGCAATAGATATGCAAGAAATACATGAATGCAATAATGTCAATCCTTGCAATTGTTGCGATGACAATGTCAAGAATTATAATGCAAAACCTGGTCCACACTCGTGCATCTGTTTAACGAATTCCGAATTTTGCAAATGTGAATCGACAAAGGCAACTCGCGCCTTAACCCAATCATG TAAAAAAAGTTCAAGTTATTCGATATATAACATGAGTATTCCGCTTCCATTTTTGGCCACAAACGTGCGAATATTTAGAAAGCGTCATAAAACTTGGTGGCGTATTACGCCTTCAATAAC TTTAAATAGTCTATCGGGAATATTTGCAAACGGAAACTTGTCAATTTTGTTATCATCGCATGTCGatattttggaaatggatAAATCATTATATCTTCAAAATCATAAACTTGTGGTACCAAAGCAAAAGCCGAGCgtcaaaaattgtaatttaaatgAACTTGGTTATACACTGGATAATGCTTTTCTCTTTGATTGTTCGGAAAATGATATAAACGAGTATGTAATTAAAGATACTCTTCAAAAACGCAAAAAGAAATCGAATATGAATAAAATGACAGTCAAAAGTATTGCTGACTTGGGATACTTTCCCACCTCTTTAAATCCATTACAGAAATGCCCGAATAACGATCAAAGGTTATGCCTAAATGTCTTAGATGACAAAGTGccag AATCGTTACGGATGCCACTACAAAAGATGCACTTCAAATTCTAG
- the LOC6651375 gene encoding uncharacterized protein LOC6651375 isoform X4, whose protein sequence is MLYNGIKVNQNIRIYIVLVAMLNIFNSYIFAICVTEHTTSAILNSFLLKCHTNKNTKKFCESQLMVNIHISPSFSMNNLEKYLIVDEAYEPIKQAMVKLMSPYLIVINRGEPIIMYPLQYEKTISINDNVQCPVNVNLTKCTSEVSSSESIRSQSKFAFENKERKQRQTVPRGKFLRKARNEFDRRRSETINESKKNVDDDVRLTKELTENVLSKMGLIRILETPPNDPATTSTIIPELRDFGDVGQKTQVDEPEEVKNMEKGIQNPFESKEHLNRKDYRKGDIDSSEVADINLKFKTNSDYYNTDPLNDNAHTKPVDNFNEPSSYGKPVNDFNYPKVFGKPVTAKNKKLKTGREKEWMTKYYDPSNNPLGSSTDQKWLSRGMDSFLSADKDQLNVNDFRSGESRTAKYRVPLYESSKNNMYSTHNSLKFQPYFKNKQFDSFDINEGDEYNIKNPEEAEFLEENQPFGEYKYSNTKYSDDPYSRPYSSSFLKRQYSAMPSNRYHYQYINPPKRRKRNTLDYDISNLDGNPYMKENDESPCDTCGGKNKKTDGKPAFQLSSIENFQNSDAVPCGTCGGKNKKTEGKPSYDLSPLNHLKNNDNNLEIFQTKDSDGIPCDTCGGKNKKTDGKPGYVLGPLNPAKSNDNNFENFQSRENDAIPCDTCGGKTKKPGGKSLPHRSAIDMQEIHECNNVNPCNCCDDNVKNYNAKPGPHSCICLTNSEFCKCESTKATRALTQSCKKSSSYSIYNMSIPLPFLATNVRIFRKRHKTWWRITPSITLNSLSGIFANGNLSILLSSHVDILEMDKSLYLQNHKLVVPKQKPSVKNCNLNELGYTLDNAFLFDCSENDINENARITIKGYA, encoded by the exons ATGCTATATAATGGGATAAAAGTGAATCAAAATAttagaatatatatagttttagttgccatgttaaatattttcaactcTTACATCTTTGCGATATGCGTTACCGAGCATACAACGTCGGctattttaaattcatttttattaaaatgccatacaaataaaaatacgaaaaaattttgtgaatcTCAGTTAATGGTTAATATTCATATTAGTCCAAGTTTCAGTATGAACAATttggaaaagtatttaattgtGGACGAAGCTTATGAACCAATTAAACAAGCAATGGTGAAATTAATGTCACCCTATTTGATTGTCATTAATCGTGGTGAACCAATAATTATGTATCCACTCCAATATGAAAAA ACGATTAGTATTAATGATAATGTGCAATGTCCTGTCAatgtcaatcttacaaaatgCACGAGCGAAGTATCATCTAGTGAATCTATTAGAAGTCAATCAAAATTTGCTTTCGAAAACA AAGAAAGAAAGCAACGTCAGACAGTCCCAAGAGGTAAATTCTTAAGAAAAGCAAGAAATGAGTTCGATCGCCGAAGATCTGAAACCATaaatgaaagtaaaaaaaatgtagATGATGATGTCAGATTAACTAAGGAATTAACAGAGAATGTTCTTTCAAAAATGGGACTCATTCGTATTCTCGAAACGCCTCCAAATG ATCCAGCTACTACCTCAACTATAATACCAGAACTAAGAGACTTTGGAGATGTTGGACAGAAGACACAAGTGGATGAACCTGAAGAAGtcaaaaatatggaaaaaggAATTCAAAATCCCTTTGAGTCAAAAGAACATCTAAATCGAAAAGATTATAGAAAGGGTGATATTGATTCATCAGAAGTGGCAGATATAAATTTG aaatttaaaactaattCAGATTATTATAATACTGATCCTTTAAATGATAATGCACATACGAAACCAGTTGATAACTTTAATGAACCGAGTTCATATGGGAAGCCAGTAAACGATTTTAATTATCCGAAAGTATTTGGGAAACCTGTTACAGCAAAGAATAAG aaattaaaaactggTAGAGAGAAGGAATGGATGACCAAATATTATGACCCATCTAATAATCCGTTGGGGTCATCAACAGATCAGAAATGGTTATCTAGGGGAATGGATTCTTTTTTATCTGC AGACAAAGATCAACTCAACGTCAATGACTTCAGATCTGGAGAAAGTAGGACAGCAAAGTATAGGGTTCCCCTGTATGAATCCTCAAAAAACAATATGTATTCCACCCATAATAGTCTCAAATTTCAAccgtattttaaaaataaacaatttgattCTTTTGATATTAACGAAGGCGACGAAT aTAATATTAAAAACCCTGAGGAAGCTGAATTTTTAGAAGAAAATCAACCTTTTGGGGAATATAAATACTCAAATACCAAATATAGTGACGATCCATATTCTAGGCCATATTCCAGCAGTTTTCTGAAACGGCAATACAGTGCAATGCCATCAAATCGATATCACTATCAATATATTAATCCGCCAAAACGAAGAAAGCGAA ATACACTTGATTACGACATTTCCAATTTAGATGGAAATCCATATATGAAGGAAAATGACGAAAGTCCCTGCGATACTTGCGgaggcaaaaataaaaaaactgaTGGAAAACCTGCTTTCCAATTAAGTTCtatagaaaattttcaaaatagcGATGCTGTTCCATGTGGTACCTGTGGAGGAAAAAATAAGAAGACAGAAGGGAAACCTAGCTATGATCTAAGTCCcttaaatcatttaaaaaataatgacAATAACTTGGAGATTTTTCAAACTAAAGATAGTGATGGCATTCCTTGTGATACATGTGgcggaaaaaataaaaagacagaTGGGAAACCTGGTTATGTCCTTGGTCCCCTAAATCCTGCAAAAAGCAATGACAATAATTTTGAGAATTTTCAAAGTAGAGAAAATGATGCCATTCCTTGTGATACATGCGGGGGAAAGACCAAAAAACCCGGAGGAAAGTCTTTGCCGCATCGAAGTGCAATAGATATGCAAGAAATACATGAATGCAATAATGTCAATCCTTGCAATTGTTGCGATGACAATGTCAAGAATTATAATGCAAAACCTGGTCCACACTCGTGCATCTGTTTAACGAATTCCGAATTTTGCAAATGTGAATCGACAAAGGCAACTCGCGCCTTAACCCAATCATG TAAAAAAAGTTCAAGTTATTCGATATATAACATGAGTATTCCGCTTCCATTTTTGGCCACAAACGTGCGAATATTTAGAAAGCGTCATAAAACTTGGTGGCGTATTACGCCTTCAATAAC TTTAAATAGTCTATCGGGAATATTTGCAAACGGAAACTTGTCAATTTTGTTATCATCGCATGTCGatattttggaaatggatAAATCATTATATCTTCAAAATCATAAACTTGTGGTACCAAAGCAAAAGCCGAGCgtcaaaaattgtaatttaaatgAACTTGGTTATACACTGGATAATGCTTTTCTCTTTGATTGTTCGGAAAATGATATAAACGA AAATGCCCGAATAACGATCAAAGGTTATGCCTAA
- the LOC26530258 gene encoding molybdopterin synthase sulfur carrier subunit encodes MSVDVHVLLFAKCRELAKTSTATINVPSEILASELLEKLVEKFDLTSIKDNIILALNEVYIENLNDRIVLKKGDEIAIIPPISGG; translated from the coding sequence ATGAGTGTAGATGTGCACGTGCTGTTGTTTGCCAAGTGCCGTGAATTAGCTAAAACCTCGACAGCAACAATCAACGTACCATCGGAAATACTGGCTTCGGAATTGCTCGAAAAACTTGTCGAGAAGTTTGACTTAACTTCTATTAAGGACAACATTATTCTTGCTCTCAACGAAGTATATATCGAAAACCTTAACGATCGCATAGTATTAAAGAAAGGAGACGAAATTGCTATAATTCCGCCAATCAGTGGAGGCTAA
- the LOC6651376 gene encoding molybdopterin synthase catalytic subunit, with product MDHIELISSPLDITTLYTLLGDPGCGASSVFVGTTRDSFEGKKVLSLEYEAYEPMAIKEMKTICTDLRAKWPDLKHIVIYHRLGSVPVGEASVVIATSAPHRLSALESVSLAVDQLKTRVPIWKKELYEGDDPAQWKENKESLRPKHSQVTSNRFNFATCKIEKQNENISDKLVQIRVHDDELSKRVECFVRRKRMEINMLNVRDFTQNQSLPHVLNNEEAEVSCARTQGAVIKQEQSNCHLKVRRVNNKSGPQQMHLRPNYAQELNKLMGSSESSCDPSGQVQNDLANNRLRTIESYMGLSANNQSLLSRLKQVENRILLLESTSPEYNHFTNNLKQPDSEEPSPKRLKRKIYCAEELNNLLKSFKDETGS from the exons ATGGATCACATTGAATTAATATCAAGCCCCCTTGACATTACAACTCTTTACACATTATTAGGCGATCCAGGATGCGGAGCATCTTCGGTATTTGTGGGCACAACGCGTGATTCGTTCGAAGGAAAAAAG GTATTATCGTTGGAATACGAAGCATATGAGCCAATGGCAattaaagaaatgaaaaccaTTTGCACGGATTTACGTGCAAAATGGCCTGATCTGAAGCATATTGTCATATATCATCGGCTCGGTTCAGTCCCGGTTGGCGAGGCTAGTGTTGTCATTGCCACCTCGGCCCCTCATCGGTTATCAGCTTTGGAATCGGTGTCGCTTGCGGTGGATCAATTGAAAACTCGGGTTCCCATATGGAAAAAGGAATTGTATGAAGGCGATGACCCTGCCCAGTGGAAGGAAAATAAAGAGTCCCTGCGACCCA AACATTCTCAGGTCACATCGAATCGTTTTAATTTCGCCACatgcaaaattgaaaaacagaATGAAAATATATCGGATAAACTAGTACAAATTAGAGTTCATGATGACGAATTAAGCAAGCGTGTCGAATGTTTCGTTAGGAGAAAGCGAATGGAAATAAATATGCTCAATGTAAGGGATTTTACCCAAAATCAAAGCCTTCCTCATGtattaaacaacgaagaagcTGAAGTCTCTTGTGCCCGAACCCAAGGGGCTGTAATTAAGCAAGAACAATCCAATTGCCATCTCAAAG TACGTCGTGTCAACAATAAAAGTGGACCCCAGCAAATGCATTTGAGACCAAACTATGCCCAAGAGCTAAACAAGCTAATGGGATCGAGTGAAAGCTCCTGTGATCCAAGTGGACAAGTGCAAAACGATTTGGCCAATAATCGTTTGAGAACTATAGAGTCATATATGGGCCTAAGCGCAAATAATCAAAGTTTGTTAAGTCGATTAAAGCAGGTTGAAAATCGCATCTTGTTGTTAGAGTCGACATCTCCTGAATACAATCACTTT ACAAATAATTTAAAGCAGCCAGATTCTGAAGAACCGAGTCCGAAAAGacttaaaagaaaaatctaCTGTGCTGAAGAATTAAATAACCTTCTAAAAAGTTTCAAGGATGAAACCGGAAGTTAG
- the LOC6651377 gene encoding plasminogen activator inhibitor 1 RNA-binding protein produces MDSSGNNRYELLFMDDDAGAPVVPVAINAGAGAGNEKKKTERPATVQQKKSKPEKENKPIVPNNKTNAPVKAGTNVPKAKLPAPVGGQVIRNKNAVSNGQAGEPRTMRGNNRGNFRDNNQSGGGEFGNELPQRQFRDRENRGGPAPRFRNGEKFGKREFDRQSGSDKTGIKAVDKREGGGAHNWGSAKQDIEDIKTGESAPVVDKDDSANEQSGEPANNTLEEEEAKQMTLDEWKALTDKRAKPNYNLRKAGEGVDNSEWKKMVVLNKKKESNSEDEFEYDPSMYPQRVGRLQRIVDIQFNFNDGRKGGFRKGPRGPGGPGPRGPGGPRSDFGPNNNNTGFERQAPVAGANKFGDKRRPGGKPLKVDDEDQFPTLS; encoded by the exons ATGGACAGTTCAGGAAATAATCGTTATGAGTTATTGTTTATGGACGATGACGCTGGAGCTCCAGTCGTGCCAGTGGCCATAAATGCCGGTGCCGGCGCTGGCAacgagaaaaagaaaactgaacGCCCGGCCACTGTACAACAGAAGAAGAGCAAGCCTGAAAAGGAGAATAAGCCAATTGTGCCAAATAATAAGACGAATGCACCAGTTAAAGCTGGCACCAATGTGCCAAAGGCAAAGTTGCCGGCGCCTGTTGGTGGACAAGTGATACGCAACAAAAATGCTGTATCAAACGGACAAGCCGGTGAACCACGCACCATGAGAGGCAACAACCGCGGTAATTTCCGCGATAATAACCAATCAGGTGGCGGGGAATTCGGCAATGAGTTGCCCCAACGTCAATTCCGTGATCGCGAAAATCGCGGTGGGCCGGCACCACGTTTCCGCAATGGTGAAAAATTCGGAAAGCGCGAATTTGATCGTCAGTCAGGTTCCGATAAAAcag GCATCAAGGCAGTGGATAAACGTGAAGGCGGTGGTGCACATAACTGGGGCTCTGCCAAACAGGACATTGAAGATATTAAAACTGGTGAATCAGCCCCAGTGGTGGACAAGGATGACTCGGCAAATGAACAATCTGGCGAACCTGCTAACAACACACTGGAAGAAGAGGAAGCCAAGCAAATGACTCTTGACGAATGGAAGGCTCTTACTGATAAGCGTGCTAAGCCCAATTACAATCTACGCAAGGCCGGCGAAGGTGTTGACAACTCGGAATGGAAGAAGATGGTCGTATTGAACAAAAAGAAGGAATCCAATAGTGAGGACGAATTTGAATATGATCCATCAATGTATCCTCAGCGTGTGGGACGTCTTCAGCGTATTGTGGATATTCAATTTAACTTCAATGACGGTCGCAAAGGTGGTTTCCGTAAGGGCCCTCGTGGACCCGGTGGGCCTGGCCCGCGCGGACCCGGAGGTCCTCGCTCCGACTTTGGtcctaacaacaacaacaccggaTTTGAGCGACAAGCACCAGTGGCCGGAGCTAATAAGTTCGGAGATAAACGTCGTCCAGGTGGCAAACCATTGAAGGTTGATGACGAAGATCAATTCCCCACTCTTTCCTAA